The genomic region GCGATCGGCGGGCGGGCGCTGCGCACCTCGTAGTCGACCCGGCGCAGCAGCTCGTCGTCGCGCGCGAGGGCCGGTCGGCCGCCGTACCAGACGTCGTCGAACGTGGCCGCCGCCGCCGCCAGCCCCTCGCGCGCCGACGGGAGGGCGGCGCCGGCCTCGCGGGCGGCCTCGTCGACGGTGCGGCCGGGACGCACGTCGAGCAGGCCTCGCTCCTCGAGGCCGCGCACGACGGCGCGCAGCCGCTCGCGGACGGCGAGCTCGAAGCGAGCTGCTGCGGCGTGCTCGTCGGCACGCCGCCGGTGCCCGGCGGCGTCGAGGACCTCGGCGTCGAACAGCGGCTCGGCCGCGCGGGCCGAGCGGGCCACCGGACCGAGGCGGGCACGCAGCGCGACCGCGCC from Motilibacter peucedani harbors:
- a CDS encoding DUF4129 domain-containing protein; the encoded protein is MVPVELGREAAHRLAAEELARQDYHRDDPGLVERALDWVLDRIGQLFGTVDRASGGHALLALTLLVLVAALGAVALRARLGPVARSARAAEPLFDAEVLDAAGHRRRADEHAAAARFELAVRERLRAVVRGLEERGLLDVRPGRTVDEAAREAGAALPSAREGLAAAAATFDDVWYGGRPALARDDELLRRVDYEVRSARPPIAAPR